The stretch of DNA GCCCCAGTCGAGGTAAGGCTGGATGTTTGCGAGCATGTACATTTTATCGCGGGTAAACACCGGTTGGTCGCTGGTTTCAAAATCAGCCCGTAGCCGGACTGTGGCCGTAGCGGGTAAGTTGCTGGTTTTCATCCATCCGCTGATGCGGTACGCGTAGCCCTGCTTAGGCGCGAACGGCAAGGCATAGCAACCGGCGTTGGCGTCTTCGGTTGTACCGGTGAAACGCAGCGACTTAGCGTCGCTGTGTCCCTCCGACGCCAATTGCCAACCGCCCGTGTTGTTGCTCGACCAGAAGTACCAGCCGTTCTGGTCGTTGAGGGGTTGCCACAGCACGTCGCGCACGAACTGCCCGTTGGTAGTATACTCTTTCACCACTACGTCGTCGAGCCAGACGGCACCCCCACCTACTTTCGACACCTGAATAACGGCCTTTGCCAACTTCATCTTCGGATCGGCAACGGTGTAGTTTGTACCCTCGTAGTACGTCCAGTCCGAGCTACCGGCAGCGAGGGCCGGGTTGTTGAACGAGGCCGCGTACCAGCGGGCGTCTGACGGAGCATATACCCGATTCGGGTCAGGGTAGGCACCGCCGTCGCCGAGGTTGGTCCACGACATCAACTGGTGGGTATATTCGTGCGGGTCGTAGGTATGAAACTGGTAGAGTACGTTGCTGTCGTTAATCAGAAACATATTCCGCTCGCCGTTGAAGTCCTTCCACTCGTTATTGATGGCGTTGACTCGCTCGATCACAACGAGGTGGTTGCGGTCAACGGTACGGATGGCGTCGGTAATTTGTTGCGCCAGTGTTTTCCACTGGTCGATGCTACGGGTGGTGTTGGGTTCGTTGACGAGGTCGTAGCCACCAATCACGGGTTCGGTGGCATAGCGTTGGGCGATGGCCTTCCAGAGTGCCGTAAGCCGTTTCTGGTTCTCAGGTACGTCCCACAGTGCCTTCCCGTTGCCCTGCGACTGATAGCCACCCTGGGGCGCGTGCATATTCAGAATGAGGTAGATGCCGTGCTTTTTCGCCCACGCTATGTTCTGATCGAGCCAGGCCCAGCCGGTTTGTTTGTACACGTATGGTCTGGCATCATCCTCAAAGAACGTATAGTTCAGATAGAACCGGACGGCGTTCATGCCCATGTCGCGCACCCGCTCATAATCGACTTCGGTATGGTGCGTTGTGGGCGGCACAGGCGCGTTGCTCCAGATTTCGTTACCAAACGCTACGCCCCGCAACCAGATGGGCTGTCCGTCGGGGCCAAGCAGACGGGAGCCATCGCGCCGGATAACGGCCATTCGTGCACCAGAGGCTTCTGCCGCTGCATCGGTCGGCGTTACCCCGTCGGTGGTTGGGCCGGGTTTGCAGGCGTAGCACAAGGCTACAAAAACGAACCAGATAAGTTTGTTCATGGCTGATAAAGCGTTGGTGAATTCTGGCAATGTACCGATAATTGAATAACCCAACAACCTGCTGGTCACTATCTTATCAAAGCGAATACATCAGCCGAACCTGACCCTGAAGCTGGTAGGAAACGGTCCGGTTATACCGAATAAATTGATCGCCTTGGGGTCGGAACCGCCAGACCAGCAGCGGTTGTGCCATCAACGACCAACGCTCCGTCAGCCGATAGGCGATGCCTGCACCCAGCAGGGGCTGTACAGTAAGTTCGTTACCAAAGTTGATGCGGAATTCCCGGAAGCTCGAACCGGCTTCGGGTTTAAACACCGTGCTGCCGCCAAACGACCCCTGTATGCCCACGGAAACCAAAGGCGAGAATCGGCGGTCAGAAAAACGATAATTGACCAGCAACGGAACGGCCCAGCCTGAACTGATAACGCGGGCCGACGTATTTGCCGACCCAAACGAATAAGGCTGTTTGCTACGCGACTGGCTGAACCAGATACCGGTTGAAACGCTCCAGCGCGGAGTGAACGCATAATCAGCCGATGCGCCCACGATAGCAGCCCAACCGGAAGAACGCTGGTCGAAATCGGTGGAAACAAGCTGGCCGTTCTGATTAGGGGCCGTAAAGGTTAAATTAGTGTGGCTATAGTTAAAGGCCGGAGCCGCCACCACGCCCACCGAAAAACGTTTTTGCGCGAAGGTTGGCGCAACACAGACGCAAAGCAGACTGAACAAAAGCGGAAACCGGGTTTTCATACAGCATCGAGTAGAGTTTGTTAAGGATGCCGTAATGTACAATAAAACCCGGTAAACGGGAAGCAAGCGGGTGTGGGATAAAAGCGGATTCGGGGGAAATTAATCCGGTAGCTGGTCAAGAATGGCCGCCAGTTCGGTTGGCAGCGCAAAGTACGCGCTGTGTCCGCAGTTCATCGAATAAACCTGCCGAACCTGACTGTTGGCGGCTACCATGCGTCGCTGTAGCGTGTTGCCAACGCCCTGATCGGCAAGGGTTTCGATGTAAAATTTTGGCACCCGGCCAAAGTTAGCGTCGGTCAGTTCTACCTTTGTCTGGAAAGCGGCTAATGGTTCGGGCCTTGCTTTGGCTTTGACTAAGGCTTTAATTTCGTCGGAACAATCGCCCGCAAAGACCTGTACGGCCACTTCTTCGGGCAGCGAGGCACTCGAATAATCAGGCGCGAATTGCAGGTTTGGGCCAATCAGACTTTCAGCGTCGCTACCGGCCAGTGTCTGTAAGTCATCGCCATTTTGGGGCAGATAGGCCGACAGATATACCAATTTGGCGAGTCTGTCGGGCAGTTGTTCAGCAACGGCGGAGATAACCATACCGGCCATGCTGTGACCAACGAGCGTTACCGGCCCGGCTTCGGCGGTAATGCGCTGGCTCACCGCATCAACGTACTGCGCGAACGTTACTGAACCGGGGGGCGTGGGGTCGTCGCCGTGGCCGGGCAGGTCGAGCGTGATGACCGTATGTCCCGCCTGTTCGAGCAGCGGTTTTACCAACTGCCAGGCATATTGGCCCGCAAAAGCACCGTGGACAAGCACAAATGTTGTTTTCATGTCAGGTTTGTGTTTTGGTTTTGAATAGATCGCCAACCGACCGAGGAGGAGACAGCAGCGCGATAACACCCGCAAATGTCTGTTATTCAAGTGTATTCTGCCCGGTATAGAAGTGGGTATTCTGGGTATAAATCTCAGCCCAGCCGGTGTTTGCGACGGTAAGTCGAGGGAGACGCGCCCATAGCTTTTCGGAAAAACTTAGCTAAATGCGACGTGTCGGTGAAGCGAAGCTGGTAGGCAATTTCTGACATCCGCAGGTCGGTGTAGCGTAGCAGTGCCCTGAGTTCCATCAGCAGCATATCATCAATTAGTTCGCCGGGGCTTCGGCCTGTTTCGTCTTTCACCATCTTGTGCAGATGGCTTACCGAAACAGCCAGTATATCGGCATACTCCTTCACACTCCGGCGCGTAACGTACTGTTGGCCCACTAATTTTTTGTACCGCGTCACCAGCGGTGAGTGGCTGACACTCGCCGAACCGGGCGAAATACGCTGTCGGCTATAGCTGCGTTTGGCGGTAATAAAAATGAGATTGAGCAGCAATTTAATCCGGCGGCTGCGGTCGGGCCAGTGGTTCAGCACTTCATCGGAGATGTCGAGCAGCAACGCTTTGATGGCATCGGCTTCGTTCTGGGCCAGCCGAAAAAAAGGCACCTGTTGGTAGTCGAAAAACGGATAGGCCGCTGCCAACTGACTGTCGGTCAGCAACTCGTCTATAAAATCAGACGTGAAAACAAGGTAGTACGCGTCAAGGTCAGCGGATTTGTTTCGCAACCAGAAGAGCTGATTCGGCGTGTGGAAGTGAATACTGTTTGGTTCGTGCGTGAATTTTTCCAGCCCAATATGCACATCAACAGAGCCGCGTAAACACAGCGCGACCCGGTACACGTTTGACTTTAGCGGGCCAATCTCATCGCGCAAATTAACGCAGGAATACAACCCAAACCCACCATCGATCAGCACAGCCTGATTGTCTGAACCGAAGCCCGTATCGGCAACGGCTGTTTTGTGAATATAAAAATACGGCTCGTCAAGAACGAACGACGGAATGTCGGCAAGGGGCGTCAAGGCAGTTATGGTTCTAAAGAGTAGCTTCACACCATACAAACCAACGCGGTAGAATGTTTCTGCCTGACTCTTTTCTCATTGAGAAAAGTCAACGCTGCCATCGGGCAGCGCACTGTTTACCGCTAACTGTTTACTGCTCACTGAATTATGCGTTCGCAGGATTGGTTTGGCCGCACCGGAAAAGACGGCTTTATTTACCGGGCCTGGATGAAAAATCAGGGATTTCCGCACCACGAGTTCGAGGGAAAACCCGTTATCGGCATTTGTAATACCTGGTCGGAACTGACGCCCTGCAACGCGCACTTCCGCGAACTGGCCGAAGCCGTAAAGCGGGGCGTGTGGGAAGCGGGTGGTTTTCCGCTCGAATTCCCGGTAATGTCGCTGGGCGAATGTCAGATAAAACCCACAGCTATGCTGTTTCGCAACTTAGCCAGCATGGACGTGGAAGAAAGCATCCGGGGCAACTCGCTCGATGCCGTAATTCTGATGTGTGGCTGCGATAAAACCACGCCCTCGCTCGTGATGGGAGCCTGCTCGGTCGATTTACCAACGATGGTTATTTCGGGCGGGCCGATGCTGGCGGGCCGGTTCCGGGGCCGCAAAATTGGCACGAGCGACGTGTGGCGGTTTGCCGAAGCCTACAAAATGGGCGAGATGAGTCAGGCCGATTTTATTGCCGCCGAAGCCAGCATGGCCCGCAGCCCCGGCCATTGCGCCGTGATGGGCACGGCTTCTACGATGGCTGCAATGGTCGAGTCGCTGGGGCTGGCCCTGCCCGACAACGCCACGATTCCAGCCGCCGATTCGCGCCGGAAAGTGCTGGCCCACATGACCGGCGTTCGGGCCGTTGAACTGGCCCGACAAAACATAAAACCGTCGGATATTCTGACCCGGCAGGCGTTCGAGAATGCCATCATGGTAAACGCGGCTTTAGGCGGTTCAACCAACTTCATCATCCACCTGATGGCAATAGCCGGTCGGGTGGGGGTTGATTTATCGCTTGATGATTTCGATACACTGTCGGCCAAAATTCCGCTGCTGGCAAACCTGCAACCGTCGGGCGAACATTTTGTGGAAGACCTGTTTTATGCCGGTGGTCTGCCTGCCATTATTCGCGAACTGCGCTCATTCCTGCACAACGACGCCATGACCATAAACGGCAATTCGCTGGGCGAAAACTGCGCTGAAGCCCAATGCTACGACCCGGCGGTGATTGCGTCAGTCGAACACCCATTCAAACCCGAATCGGGCGTGGCGGTGCTACGGGGTAATTTGTGTCCCAACGGGGCCGTGCTGAAACCCTCGGCGGCCTCGCCCCACCTGATGCAGCACACGGGCCGCGCGGTGGTATTCGAGGATATCGACGACTACAAAGCCCGCGTCGATGACCCCAATCTGGACGTTGACCCCGACTGTGTGCTGGTACTCAAAAACGTGGGGCCGCGTGGCTATCCCGGAATGCCCGAAGTGGGCAACATGCAGCTACCGGCCAAA from Spirosoma montaniterrae encodes:
- a CDS encoding glycoside hydrolase family 5 protein: MNKLIWFVFVALCYACKPGPTTDGVTPTDAAAEASGARMAVIRRDGSRLLGPDGQPIWLRGVAFGNEIWSNAPVPPTTHHTEVDYERVRDMGMNAVRFYLNYTFFEDDARPYVYKQTGWAWLDQNIAWAKKHGIYLILNMHAPQGGYQSQGNGKALWDVPENQKRLTALWKAIAQRYATEPVIGGYDLVNEPNTTRSIDQWKTLAQQITDAIRTVDRNHLVVIERVNAINNEWKDFNGERNMFLINDSNVLYQFHTYDPHEYTHQLMSWTNLGDGGAYPDPNRVYAPSDARWYAASFNNPALAAGSSDWTYYEGTNYTVADPKMKLAKAVIQVSKVGGGAVWLDDVVVKEYTTNGQFVRDVLWQPLNDQNGWYFWSSNNTGGWQLASEGHSDAKSLRFTGTTEDANAGCYALPFAPKQGYAYRISGWMKTSNLPATATVRLRADFETSDQPVFTRDKMYMLANIQPYLDWGKRNNVPLFMGEFGVGDPCFDNNKGGVQWVSDVLDIARPNNLHFTYHAYHEDSFGIYPGYGRLPVASEGNQPLIDLFRQKLK
- a CDS encoding helix-turn-helix domain-containing protein, producing MKLLFRTITALTPLADIPSFVLDEPYFYIHKTAVADTGFGSDNQAVLIDGGFGLYSCVNLRDEIGPLKSNVYRVALCLRGSVDVHIGLEKFTHEPNSIHFHTPNQLFWLRNKSADLDAYYLVFTSDFIDELLTDSQLAAAYPFFDYQQVPFFRLAQNEADAIKALLLDISDEVLNHWPDRSRRIKLLLNLIFITAKRSYSRQRISPGSASVSHSPLVTRYKKLVGQQYVTRRSVKEYADILAVSVSHLHKMVKDETGRSPGELIDDMLLMELRALLRYTDLRMSEIAYQLRFTDTSHLAKFFRKAMGASPSTYRRKHRLG
- a CDS encoding alpha/beta fold hydrolase produces the protein MKTTFVLVHGAFAGQYAWQLVKPLLEQAGHTVITLDLPGHGDDPTPPGSVTFAQYVDAVSQRITAEAGPVTLVGHSMAGMVISAVAEQLPDRLAKLVYLSAYLPQNGDDLQTLAGSDAESLIGPNLQFAPDYSSASLPEEVAVQVFAGDCSDEIKALVKAKARPEPLAAFQTKVELTDANFGRVPKFYIETLADQGVGNTLQRRMVAANSQVRQVYSMNCGHSAYFALPTELAAILDQLPD
- a CDS encoding outer membrane beta-barrel protein, producing MKTRFPLLFSLLCVCVAPTFAQKRFSVGVVAAPAFNYSHTNLTFTAPNQNGQLVSTDFDQRSSGWAAIVGASADYAFTPRWSVSTGIWFSQSRSKQPYSFGSANTSARVISSGWAVPLLVNYRFSDRRFSPLVSVGIQGSFGGSTVFKPEAGSSFREFRINFGNELTVQPLLGAGIAYRLTERWSLMAQPLLVWRFRPQGDQFIRYNRTVSYQLQGQVRLMYSL
- a CDS encoding IlvD/Edd family dehydratase; translation: MRSQDWFGRTGKDGFIYRAWMKNQGFPHHEFEGKPVIGICNTWSELTPCNAHFRELAEAVKRGVWEAGGFPLEFPVMSLGECQIKPTAMLFRNLASMDVEESIRGNSLDAVILMCGCDKTTPSLVMGACSVDLPTMVISGGPMLAGRFRGRKIGTSDVWRFAEAYKMGEMSQADFIAAEASMARSPGHCAVMGTASTMAAMVESLGLALPDNATIPAADSRRKVLAHMTGVRAVELARQNIKPSDILTRQAFENAIMVNAALGGSTNFIIHLMAIAGRVGVDLSLDDFDTLSAKIPLLANLQPSGEHFVEDLFYAGGLPAIIRELRSFLHNDAMTINGNSLGENCAEAQCYDPAVIASVEHPFKPESGVAVLRGNLCPNGAVLKPSAASPHLMQHTGRAVVFEDIDDYKARVDDPNLDVDPDCVLVLKNVGPRGYPGMPEVGNMQLPAKILALGVHDMVRISDGRMSGTGFGTVVLHVSPEAAVGGNLALVQNGDLITLDVPNRSLHLHVSDQELAGRLVHFKPLDLGYHRGYVNLYVRHVTQAHEGADLDFLRGGSGSVVKRDSH